In Carassius auratus strain Wakin chromosome 12, ASM336829v1, whole genome shotgun sequence, the sequence caaggattttaaaactttgaaaatgtttttcaaagtttCTAAAATTAggtttaaattgaattgaaaacaGTTAAGAATAGAAAATGATTAGACATAAAATATAGTGAAATCAGTTTGCACAgtactcattcaataaatgcacagctaaacagatgagttttgactCTGCATTTAAATttgactaatgttttagcacatctgatctcttctggtaGCTgcttccaactgcgggcggcataataACTAAAAGCGGATTCCCCTTATTTTGTGTGAAACCTTGGTATTTCAAACTGACTCggtcctaatgatctgagtggtctgttaagtttatattcagtgaacatatctgctatGTATTTAGCTTCTAGGCCACtgagtgatttataaacgagtaaaagtactttaaaatcaatcctaagtGTAACttgaagccagtgtaaggacctatGGACtagtgtgatatgctcagattttctggttctagtcagaattctGGCAGCAGAGTTCTGGAtaagctgcagctgtctaatggtcttcttgtgTAGGCCagtgaggagaccattacaataatccaccctgctggtgataaaggcatgaacaagttacTTCAAATCTTGaccttaaaaaaaacatctaattcttgcaaagTTTTTTCAATGataatttgcttatttagttacTGTCTGaaatgactactgaaactaaggtctgtctccagaatcacaccaagatgtctgacttgatttttagttgtttgacccctagagtcaaggtatgaattcaccttgaaaactttatctttgtttccaaatacaatgacttcagtttttttcttgtttaactgaagaacattctggcacatccaactgttaatttcatcaatgcattggcagacgGAGTCAATGTGGCTGTAGTCATTTggtgataaggctaggtaaacctgggtatcatctgcatagctgtgataggcaatttggttctttctcattatttgacttagtgggagcatatacaggctaaacgagcggtgcaagaattgagccttgtgggactccccATCTCATGGATGTTCACTTAGACAGCAGCAAAAAGAGTTTGAGTGTCGTTTAAGTCAAGTCATGtatgctttattgtcaattcttcaaCACGttcagtacatacatacagagaatcgaaattgcgttactctcagacccccggtgcatacagataacattagagactaaaaatctagatcaaatataaaatgtatatacaactatacaataagggaatataaaagagacataaaataaaattaaaaataaagttaaataaagcagcgcaaggaaaattgcagatagagtgcaaatcaatgaagtgaaaaacagtgcagataaaggatttttggttgcactttattttatagtacgtgtactaacatgtacttatagtgtacttacagtgtatttatctaagaaagttctggtaatacaaggtaactacatggggtagtgttaagtttaggggtaggttcagggttagtacctagttattacatagtaatatactaatatactgtaatttctataataagtacatagtatgtacatgaagaacaggactgtaaaataaagtgctaccggatTTTATTGTATTAGTGCCTTCTATGTCACCTttaaagtgaaaataataataataaaaagatattaTCAATTTATCCATGCCAATGCAGAGAACTGTATTGCCTCTTCTCTCTGTATAAGAGTAGCCAAGTAAGGAGGTGGGGTTTGtatttcacatgatttatttctttatttgttattaatacCATTAACGTATGGATGGAAACGGAAAAAGgaattgaatgtgattttaatCCCTGAATAAGAGGGATTAGTATCAGAGTATACTGATTGAGCGCATTTAAACGGTCTAAACTATATTTGGTTCGGTGAGATACCATGATATACTACTTTACATAAATCTTTACATACTGCTTTACATAAATCTCAGTGTATgactgtgtgttttctgtgttacCTGAAACCAGCTTTTAATTACATGTATTCTAATACTGTGTTCAGTTTTGGTTTATGtgtgatttttaaacattttgagtaAGGAAGACACCCTTTCCCTTTAAAggatataaacataaaaatatcctAAAAATTGCACTACAATACCAAAGACTTGggaatgattaattattaaatttattccgcgaaggatgcattacattgatcaaaagcagcaataaagatttttacattgtaacaaaaagattgttttaaaaaatgaaaataatggaaaaaatatctaaatgtatCACACTTAGCACAAAtactttaagcagcacaaccattttcagcAATGACAAAAGTACCAAATCAACATAtatgaataatttctgaaggatcgtgttactctgaagacttgagtaattcatcacaggaataatataccatttttaaaaaagtttcttaaaatatctcacaatattacagttttcactctattttttaaacaaataaatgcattcttcaGACTTCTTTCTGAAACAAAAATTCTTACCATCCCCAATCATTTCAACAATGGTGTGATTTATTGCTATTTTCCAATACACGAGTACTGCAATAATCTGATGTTATGTATTGCTTCTATTATAAATGTTATGCTTTTACCAAACATGAAAACAACACGTAAAAGTCTAGGAGATTTACTGATctggaaaataaatcaaataccaTAGAaatttattaacaaacaaaataactacTTTcaattatatatcttttttttttcattaagtgaATTCAGATGCATTAATAATCCATTATCTATTTTGATGATGCCACCTGTTTTATCCTCACTTGGCCATGAAGATAGATGCACATGGATGGTAGCAGAGACCAGAACAAATCAGAATGGACCAGACAATTTTCTACAGTTCTCTCACAGAGAATGCAATTTGTGTATCAGACGGTTCCTTTCATCACCTTTAATCATTTTGATCTCCATTGTCAACCTCAGATTCAGATGGTAGGTTTATGCTTTGATTTAGCTTTCTTGGCATTATTTTGTAGCCCTGATGATGTTGGGCAGGGCTGCAGAGCCTGTGAGATATCGGTCCATGTCCAGCGATCCTCCTTCAATGCGTGCTCTTCAAGCATGAACTGACCCTGCTTGGTCCGAGTGAGATGCTTGATGTGAGCACAGGAGGACAGAGCTGTGGGGGTACAGGGGTGAAAATCAGAATATTATGTCaggtaaattaaatgttaatgtttgaaGGTAGTATTACAAGAAAGAAATATGTCCAGAGTGTTACCTTTTGCAAGATCATCAACCAAGCTTCTTACATAAAATCCACCTCCACACTCAACAtctgtaaatgcaaaaatgtaagcAGTTTAGCATGACATAATGATTTTATgggaagggaaaaaaaaacagttttctaacATAAtgcaccccaaaattaaaatctgtTGTAAATTTACTCACCAAtcgccatccaagatgtagataagttagTTTTTTAATTGAAAcaggatttggagaaatgtagcattacatcacttgctcaccaaagaatcctctgcagtgaatgggtgccgtcagaatgagagtttaaacagctgatggaagcatcacaataatccaaaaatgaTTGACACTTCAATCCAGACacaactccagttcatcaattaatttcttatgaagtgaaaagcaaaaacaaaacatttctaaacaaaaacaTCAGTGGACTTTTAGGTGGGAGGACAACAAGGTATGAATGTTTCGACCAGAGGAAGCGGATTATGAGCACATATTTCGATTAGAAGCAAAggtttaaaactaaaacaacttTATGATGGGCTTGATGTATATGAGGCACTCAATGTTCATTGATGGACGgaggtctctcattctgacggcacccattcgtcCAGACGATCAATTGGTGACgaaatgatgcaatgctacatttctccaaatcttttctgatgaagaaacaaatttatctacatcttggattacctgagggtgagtatatctttttggaattttttttttggggggggtgaaTTATTTCTTAAACTCTCTACATACAGAATTAATTCAATTGtccaagaaaacacatttaccatTCGTTAATATTTCTCATATAATGTCTTTCCAAATTTAGCGTGTAAATGACAAACCTATGGTGAAATACGGCGGGCTGAAGTCCTGTAAAGAGAGACTGTACACTGTGACTGGACGTGCAGGTTTAGCCTCCACCTCTTGACCTTGCTTGAGCAGGACAGACATGCGCTGGCCATCCTTCTTCAGTGCTGAAtatctttaaatgcaaacatCAGATTTTCTATGACGTCAAGAAACATAATTCATTTAGACGTCTATGAAGAGTGTATTGTGTAACAAGCAAAACAAATTGACTTACAGAGGTGGAACCTGCATAATTTCACCCGTGAATTGCTTCATCTTCTCCTCAAAAGCCTCTTTTGTTATGTGATCTTAGAAAAACAAGCAGTAATCTTTATACACTGACTTCTGTATAAATATCCATTCCTTCATCGCAAGCGCAGCCACAAAATCATGATTCTCACCATAACTCTTCTCTTCAACAACATTTCCTGTGACGTCAAGCGTATCAGTTGCTTTGCCTAACTCTCCAACAGCTCTGTATttctataatgaaaaaaaacatagaaCAAATGTTACAGTAATAAAACCTCTGGATGACACTTACATTTActtttagcagactcttttatccaaatcgacttaaaaatgaggacaatagatGAAAAACGTACAAAGACAGACAAACATGTTATGGCCCAGAAAATACTTACCTTTGATCCTGCAAGCATCGTGGTGAGCATCTTTGTTCCTTCACCAATTCCAACCACTGCAAAACATTaggttaattaatatttttacatattttatataatataatattctttcacatttagttttatttatggtATTAGATTCTACTCAAGGCAAGACACCACAGGCAAAAccatttttttcatgcattgtCATGGAAGCAAAATCCCATAActgacatgattttttttttttcaaacttgtttgcatttgtacatttcaattagaaaattatatttaaacactgtttatttttctctctctctcaaatctaaatgtttttacagaggggtttgttcatatcaTTTGCACGATtagaacattttattattcaaaacatGGTGACATttgtgcactaaaaaaaaaaaatatatgagatGATCAGAAAAtgtgtaataatttaataaattactgtttttaagTACTTCGATTAATCGACAAGGGAAGCAGTGTTATGATGGTTAAAATTTTTACCCTATTCATCTGTCTCTTGCCTTGTCTTATTATGTCATTGCTGGTAAGGCTTCACCAGTAGTCTTagtgtacatttttgtttgtatgaTGTTTCACAATGGAAGAAGATACTGGATTACATTACCAAGTACACCAGAAGCATTGCTGTCCAGGGTGCCACCATGGCCAATTTTTAAAGGTTGCTTCTTCCTCTTGCGAGGATTGGGATTTGCAATTCCTGCCTCTGTGTAAGGATAAACTCGTTACACCATAAAACGTATTCTGATAATTACTTTACGAGTGATTATTTTGTTCCCCAATGCAAATGACTGACATCTACTGCTAAGAATGAATCTCAAGATGCccttaaaagaacagaatttaagaACGCACCTACCTTTTAAAAGCACCTTCTTCAGTGCGTTTAACACATCCGCGGAGGTGGGACCCTGTTTCTTATAAATGGCAAATATACCATTTAAAGACTGCAATTTGGATAGCGAACTGCTCTGTGCAGCCATGCTTGTTGCTATCGGCGCGAGATGATGACATCATTCGTATTGTTATGATACTCACCTTCAAAATGGCCCTAAAATCACCCTCAAAATGAAATTGCAACATTTTATATTGCCAGAGCAGATTCATTCCCTTTATTCCACCTAAAATCCAGCTGCATCACTAATCCAGCATATTCTTGTAAATCAGTCATGCCTCCAACAtacacaaatgttttattatctCAGATATGTCACTTAATGGCAACTGTTTCATTCTCCGGGCTAAAGTTAGCAAATGCAGGTAGGATCAGTTTCCCATAACAAATCTGAACTAGGATATAACTTAAATCCGTAAACTGACTCTAGATCAGCTGTGGCGGACAACTTTTATATTACACTTTATCACAATATAATTTGCTGCTTTCTTATATAGTCTAAGCATGTTCGTCCTTTGTATTTTACTAAATCGTATAAAAGCAAATCTACcagcataaaaatattataaagtgaTAACATTATTAACGTCGGAGATTGTACCTTTAAAGTTCACAGTAAAATATGTCACCACATGATGGCGACATTTAACCGCTATACTGAAGAAGTATAGCGCTAGGGTAAACAAACAACGTGTCcgatgtttattatatattcacatagctaCCATATAATAAAGATTATAAATAACTagtattatttaatttcagcCTAATATATTGAATAAGTAGGCTGTTATATCAATTAGACTACATTCTGTTAGTTATAGCCTACTAATAgatggtttatttattattataacagtattattctaattctgtttttaatgcatatttagaATGGCACATGTTAAATGGTACCAAGTGCGATCTTTTATAAACGTACACACATCAGACAACAGTGACTTTAATCTTCGAAAATAAAGGGTCTGAAAAGATAATATAAAAACGTAAAAAGCAACATCCAAACCTGTGAGAGTCATAAAAACAGTAGTTACTCTGAAAGCAGGAGTGTTAGTCAACATGTAAGTGCTTCAGCTGTAACTGTAGCCACACACCGTAGCAGTCAGTCTATCGTGCAGGACACGCCCATTGTGTAAGCCTCCGGTTCCCGTTATTTTGTCACGCTTTGTAGTGATCACTGATGCCGAGCGCCAGAGCTGCTCCGCTGCTCATGGACCTAAAGCTCGCACACTTTCTGCCTATCTGAAGCGGGGGAACTGTTTTTGGATTGAAACGCATATTGGCGACCGCCTTCATTTTATATAAGGAGGAAAACCCAGAGTTTTCATACTGCATCATGTCAACAAGAGGTAACcagtttttatttagatttaattatgcattttctAATGTCTTATTCATACGTAAGCCTACTCAAAAGAGGTCAGTCTATCTGACGTGTGTTTCATTCTGCTCTGAATGAAGCTACCTTTAAACTTGAGACGCGATGAGACTGTCAAGTCTCAACACCTGTCCAGAAACAGTTGTTTTTGCATATGTCAAATCTGACAATTAAAGTAATGCCACATGCATTATCATAGTAGCCTACTTAACTATACAAATGTAGTAGCCTATTACAAACACTAATTTGCGTTTTTCAGCTTCTGATGTTTAGGCTATTCAAATTGAATTTTGActtgtttgtttatattattgtatCATTGATGCATTAACCCAATTTGtgtgtagagaaaaaaaaaacctttgagagTTTTGGCTAAAGGTGTCCCGATTCCTTTTTGACTTTGCGTAATAAATATCTGTTTATTCAGTGATTCCTGACATGGTCTGGTTCCAAACTtcctattaaacaaaaaatatatttattgtagacCTATATTCTCTacagactttttaaaaatgaCCTGAAGAAAACTGAAGGTTTAAATAAAGCAATTACCTCCTTTTCTCTTCAAGGAAAGACATAGAGAAAAAACGAAGCCTGTTACTTGACTAGTGTATTATTTGCATTCTGTTCTTCTCACTGTTGGATGCTCTTCTTTTCATATTAGCGTCTATCGTGTATATGCCCACGGAATTTTTCTACTTATTATTCTTGCTTTGACAGTTCCAGTGGTTTCTGGACTTCAATTACATACTCACCGCAACCACTGCAGATGATTTGTGTTGCTGAGTCTATTTAAAGAAGTAGGCTACTGCTACCATGAGCCACAGGCATAAGCCTCGACCATGCTATAATTACAGCATGAGCTCAAAAACGTATGTGTCTAAGAAATTATTCTTGAGAAGTGTTGCAGTGTTATTGATTTAGCTTTTGTGATTTCTAAGTCTGAgactttgcttttttttatttcggCTAGAGAGGCTTGGGTTAATGAATGCCAGTATTACagagtttatgtatttatacataataatacatattcatattatattatatagttgtTCTCATGGTGTTTTTCTTCAAATGGTTTTGAATTTAATCTAAATGACAAAGACTGCAGCTTAAAGTGAAGTAGATGCAGAATAGTTCTGTATATAAGTCTGGAGGTTTTTGGTCATAAAATTCGTAGAATCAGACATTTTGGCTGGACGTGTGTTTAACTTCGGTCTTGAGTTTGCACATTTTTGTGAAGTCCTATTCACAGCGCTGTCTACTTCCAAGTCCAAGTCCATGTATTTCTTGCCATGTCCCTATGACCCCTAGTAGCCCGGAGTAATAGAATTCAATTTAAACTTTGCACTTAAGTTTAGCAAGCCATTTCCCACTTGTCCAGTCATTTCATTTCAATTGTTGAGGTCACTGGAGGGCAATTATAACACCAGACTCATCTGTAAGACTGTGGAACAAGtttgacaaagcaaaaacaattcTTCAAAATCCAAGTTGGGATAAATAGAGCAAGCTGTCACACAGGAGGTTTTCAAAAATGACAGGATCTATATCAGTAGCCTGAGTAAATATATGGTTTGTGATAAAACTATTTAATGGCAGGATCTATTTGACCATCTCAGAATATAAGTGCAACTGCTATTGGGACACAAAAGGGTTAATGTGTGCTAAATCAGCCATATCTTTTTTCCTGGGCAATAATAATGGgaatatttaatgaatttattgtaGCCATGACTTAAAGGCATTTAATAATTACTAACTGTTAGATTTTCTTGACATTATTCTATAATATCCTCCCAATTTTTTACTCATCTCTTCATGGTGCATTCCCTCTTTTTCTCTGTATCTCCATTTCTTGGACCCAAGATCATTGTCGGCCCCTGGGGAAGCCCGGTTAAAGCTGTCAGCTGAAATCACTGTGAGAATCTGAAAAGTAAACCGTCTCTAACAACATCCAGCGAGTAGGAACCTCTCCAGACTTGCTTTTCTTTGGGCTTTAATCAGAGCAGTGATACCACTGTTTTCTTTTCCAACAGCCCTCACAAATATTCTCCAGGAAAGACGACATTGTGACAGCTCTGTCACTTTCACCTTCACAAATTGgcagtttttgagaaaaaaacaaactgaTGATGGTTCAGTGTTTTTCTTAAAGGCATAGGTCAGCCAAAAATTCTGAttctgttgtcatttactcaccctcagtattaatttaatgtattaaaacacAAGAAAATAGTTCTAAATTACTAAATGACAACTTCTTACGAGACTGATTAGACTGAGGATTGTAAACGAGGTGTGCTCTACTTATCACTGTCCCAATTCAGGTCATCCATGCCCCTGTAAGATATGTCTCTTATCATTGCTTTAAGTGGTTGTCAGACTCTGAGACTTGTCTCTTGATGGGGGTGACCAGGATGGAGGCCAGAGCGCTTGGAGGTTTGCTGCAATAGAACCTACTCTGTTTGACATGGCTTTGCTTCAGAGACACGGAAACACAGTCACTTTACTTCAGCAGAATGACACATCATAATTCCTGCTGTCCAGATTAATGCTACGCTTGCTTTGTATCTGCTTAATCACTTGGGTTCAGTCAGAGTTGTGTTTGCTGGATAAATAGTTTGAATCATTCCTGCACAGTCAGTTAAGCTAAATTACAGGATCCGGCAAAGAATTATCCTagaatatactgaatttgtggtgTAAGGTAATAGCACTGTTTTATGAAGCTCTGATTAAAAGGGTCTATTAAGAGGCAGTTATGattaagttatttatattttgaaaacatattGTAACATCTATTTTTGCTCTGccaacaaaaagctgaaaatagtccaaacaaaataaaagcaggATCAACCGTTAACACTTTCATGACCAACTCACAGGTATAGTGgcgtttcgttcctgaatgaatcactatttttaatgaatcatttgtgTGAGTGATTTAGTAGTCTTACTCCCATATTACATCTGTACCGATTGACAGCTGTAACAGATGTGACTCTCAAAACGTCCTGTTAACGCAACATCTAGTATTCCAAGACGCAACTTTATGAACGAGTTAAAGATGAAaatccttttgttttttcacttgcTTTGAATATTGAACCTGTAACCTTATTAACACTGAATGAAGTAAATCAAGTAAAAGGTAATTTTCCAATGATGTAAGTTACCAAAAATCCTTAAAtcaatgtagaaacaacataaagacagtatATTCTAATAGCAGCTTTTTTATAACTGAAGGCCAGTATGATACCAATACTTCTGATGTGTCTAGGTGTGTTATCCGCCTTACATTTACCCATTGAATAACctttcaacattacagtataattgagagctatcagatgtattatttattagaCTACTTTAATATACAGAATTTTCTTAAATTCCTTAAAGCTATGAAAAtgattgatttcctctttttttttttcttttgttctgtgTTTAACAGGCATCACAACAGCTTAGTTATTAGGTTATttggctgctgtcactttaagagttCCCGCTGCTGAACATGATGCAGATCTGACACACATCATATTTTCTCACGTCTTTACATTTTCTGACCTACTTTACTTCAGGTCTGAAATGTTCTGTAATGAGCTGTAGAGATACTAGAATCGGAAATAtcaccgataccacaacaaattctgccaTCGGCATCGGCGaatacatgaacccatataccgatccgataccattttcttaaacaagacctagttatgaccgctagctttgctTAACCACTGCAAGGGAAGTGGAGCATGCTTGCTGATTGCTGGGGTTTCAGCCTCATGAACACCAAAGGGCTTTAGTTGTTGTTCAAGGCTTAATTAAGCTTGATCCCACCCGGAAGCTGCCCCTCTGCCTCTCTCTGTCCCCAAGCCGCCCTCAGCAAGCCGAATCCAGACCCACTACATTCCTATAACTAGGATGTCACCTCTCTTTGGATGAGCTGGTCAAGTGGAGAGGGGGAAGGGATGATGGAGGAACCAGTGGCCTTGAACTTGTGGTATTAGGTTATGTCACTAACACAAACTCTTTGAACCTTTGTATAACATTTTACTCTTTCTTTCTATGCCCCCATTCTACTTCTG encodes:
- the LOC113111565 gene encoding probable tRNA pseudouridine synthase 1 isoform X2, giving the protein MAAQSSSLSKLQSLNGIFAIYKKQGPTSADVLNALKKVLLKVVGIGEGTKMLTTMLAGSKKYRAVGELGKATDTLDVTGNVVEEKSYDHITKEAFEEKMKQFTGEIMQVPPLYSALKKDGQRMSVLLKQGQEVEAKPARPVTVYSLSLQDFSPPYFTIDVECGGGFYVRSLVDDLAKALSSCAHIKHLTRTKQGQFMLEEHALKEDRWTWTDISQALQPCPTSSGLQNNAKKAKSKHKPTI
- the LOC113111565 gene encoding probable tRNA pseudouridine synthase 1 isoform X1; the encoded protein is MAAQSSSLSKLQSLNGIFAIYKKQGPTSADVLNALKKVLLKEAGIANPNPRKRKKQPLKIGHGGTLDSNASGVLVVGIGEGTKMLTTMLAGSKKYRAVGELGKATDTLDVTGNVVEEKSYDHITKEAFEEKMKQFTGEIMQVPPLYSALKKDGQRMSVLLKQGQEVEAKPARPVTVYSLSLQDFSPPYFTIDVECGGGFYVRSLVDDLAKALSSCAHIKHLTRTKQGQFMLEEHALKEDRWTWTDISQALQPCPTSSGLQNNAKKAKSKHKPTI